The proteins below come from a single Miscanthus floridulus cultivar M001 chromosome 1, ASM1932011v1, whole genome shotgun sequence genomic window:
- the LOC136479229 gene encoding blue copper protein-like gives MAAMGMKKGLLVLTLGLAMAATSSAVVYKVGDTSGWTILGNVNYTDWTSKKNFRVGDTIEFTYPPGIHNVLEVKKADYDSCTNSTPIATHTSGDDKVVIKSPGHRFFICGVPGHCAAGQKLNIRVLKTRSSDAPSPAPATARSGSAASPSPSGSTEPSGASAPPPASSTDSTPDATATTAPAPNANGAAVSAGHRAVVVAMALAAVASTAMLH, from the exons ATGGCGGCCATGGGCATGAAGAAGGGTCTGCTGGTGCTGACTCTTGGGCTCGCCATGGCCGCTACCTCGTCGGCCGTCGTCTACAAGGTCGGCGACACCTCCGGGTGGACCATCCTCGGCAACGTCAACTACACTGACTGGACTTCCAAGAAGAACTTCCGTGTTGGAGACACCATAG AGTTCACGTACCCCCCGGGCATCCACAACGTGCTGGAGGTGAAGAAGGCCGACTACGACAGCTGCACCAACTCGACGCCGATCGCCACGCACACCTCCGGCGACGACAAGGTCGTCATCAAGAGCCCCGGCCACCGCTTCTTCATCTGCGGCGTGCCCGGCCACTGCGCCGCGGGCCAGAAGCTCAACATCCGCGTCCTCAAGACGCGCTCCTCTGACGCCCCTTCCCCGGCGCCCGCCACCGCGCGCTCAGGCTCGGCGGCGTCCCCAAGCCCCAGCGGCAGCACCGAGCCGAGCGGTGCCTCGGCGCCGCCGCCCGCGTCGTCCACGGACAGCACGCCCGACGCGACGGCCACCACCGCGCCCGCGCCCAACGCCAACGGCGCGGCGGTCAGTGCAGGCCACCGGGCCGTCGTCGTTGCCATGGCGCTGGCGGCGGTCGCCTCCACGGCGATGCTGCACTAG
- the LOC136479240 gene encoding uncharacterized protein: MTVLPLLGGALLSLESIIVTKKHGGALLSLAAGMEAPRGKQSLEFPAEHGVHGHVPLVHGDADPAPDGAHHGAVRERALQPAQRRRVQHHRLRPLRAQLVRELLPPPPGRRHCLLCQGRHLHLRVRRDRRVWICGRHPQLHVQAQRSTRERQRRLPWCLAWCGRRPRLRMRSQCATTGSDKHVPKAIFVDLEPTVIDEVCTGSFGQLFLPEQLISRKEDADNNFAHVHYTIGKEIVDLCLDCVCKLADNCTGLQGFWAFNAVGALVVVLALDLVHCYWSLPRVVWPSDQLLLLGANSCLMLFGVYS; the protein is encoded by the coding sequence ATGACCGTTTTGCCCCTTCTGGGTGGGGCGCTCCTCTCCCTGGAAAGCATCATCGTCACCAAGAAGCATGGTGGGGCGCTCCTCTCCCTCGCCGCCGGCATGGAGGCCCCGCGCGGCAAGCAGAGCCTGGAGTTTCCGGCGGAGCACGGTGTCCATGGACACGTTCCGCTCGTCCACGGCGACGCGGATCCAGCGCCGGATGGCGCGCACCACGGCGCAGTCCGCGAACGTGCCTTGCAACCTGCGCAGCGACGTCGTGTACAACACCACCGCCTGCGGCCGCTGCGCGCGCAATTGGTACGCgagctgctgccgccgccacctGGACGCCGTCATTGCCTTCTCTGTCAGGGACGACATCTCCACCTTCGGGTCCGTCGGGACCGTCGTGTGTGGATCTGCGGTCGACATCCTCAGCTGCATGTGCAAGCACAGCGCTCGACGAGGGAGAGGCAGAGGCGTCTACCTTGGTGCCTTGCGTGGTGCGGTCGGCGCCCTCGGCTGCGCATGCGATCACAATGCGCGACGACCGGTTCCGACAAGCATGTGCCGAAGGCCATCTTCGTCGACCTGGAGCCCACTGTCATCGACGAGGTTTGCACTGGTTCATTCGGCCAGCTCTTCCTCCCAGAGCAGCTCATCTCGAGGAAAGAGGATGCAGATAACAACTTTGCCCATGTCCATTACACTATtgggaaggagattgtcgatctATGCCTGGACTGCGTGTGCAAACTTGCAGACAACTGCACTGGACTGCAGGGATTCTGGGCGTTCAATGCTGTTGGTGCCTTGGTGGTGGTACTGGCTTTGGACTTGGTTCACTGTtattggagcttgccaagagtggtgtgGCCTTCAGATCAACTGTTACTGCTTGGAGCAAATTCTTGTCTGATGCTTTTTGGTGTGTACAGCTAA